A window from Dioscorea cayenensis subsp. rotundata cultivar TDr96_F1 chromosome 10, TDr96_F1_v2_PseudoChromosome.rev07_lg8_w22 25.fasta, whole genome shotgun sequence encodes these proteins:
- the LOC120270792 gene encoding urease-like: MASNSEGAGGGHAPDIIKVCGVKNALPSSTNPTRPFTSNTVDEHLGMLLVSRHLDKNNKEDVAFAESRIRAETIAAEDILHDMGAISIISSGSQGMGRVGEVITQTWQTADKMKVQRGRSIELNGCENDNFRIKRYIAKYTINPAIANGFSNYVGSVEIGKIADLVMWKPSFFGVKPEMVIKGGVIAWANMGDPNASIPTPEPVMMRPMFGAFGKAASVNSIAFVSKVAKEADVETKYGLKKRVEAVGNVCGLTKLDMKLNDALPKISVDPESYIVTADGVDLKCDPASSVPLSRNYYLF; encoded by the exons ATGGCGTCAAACAGTGAAGGTGCTGGTGGTGGTCATGCTCCGGATATTATCAAAGTTTGTGGTGTGAAAAATGCATTGCCTTCATCAACAAATCCAACCCGACCTTTTACTTCAAATACTGTGGATGAGCACCTTGGCATGCTG TTGGTATCCCGCCACCTTGATAAAAACAACAAGGAAGATGTGGCCTTTGCAGAGTCTCGTATACGTGCTGAAACAATTGCTGCAGAAGACATCTTGCATGATATGGGTGCCATTAGTATTATATCTTCTGGTTCACAGGGTATGGGCCGTGTTGGAGAg GTAATTACTCAAACATGGCAAACAGCTGACAAGATGAAGGTGCAGAGAGGAAGATCAATTGAACTAAATGGGTGTGAAAACGACAACTTCCGAATTAAGCGCTATATAGCAAAATATACCATAAATCCAGCTATAGCTAATGGATTTTCTAATTATGTGGGTTCTGTTGAG ATTGGAAAAATTGCTGATCTTGTCATGTGGAAACCTTCTTTCTTTGGTGTCAAACCAGAAATGGTGATCAAAGGTGGTGTGATTGCATGGGCCAACATGGGTGATCCAAATGCTAGTATTCCTACACCTGAACCG GTAATGATGAGGCCGATGTTTGGTGCATTTGGAAAGGCTGCAAGCGTTAACTCTATTGCTTTTGTGAGCAAG GTTGCGAAAGAAGCCGATGTAGAAACCAAGTATGGTCTCAAAAAGCGGGTGGAAGCTGTCGGTAATGTTTGCGGGCTGACAAAGCTAGACATGAAGCTCAATGATGCTCTCCCAAAGATCAGTGTCGACCCCGAATCCTACATAGTGACAGCTGATGGAGTGGATCTCAAATGTGATCCAGCCTCATCGGTCCCCTTGTCCAGAAACTACTACCTCTTTTGA